In one window of Pseudooceanicola aestuarii DNA:
- the accD gene encoding acetyl-CoA carboxylase, carboxyltransferase subunit beta, which produces MNWITNYVRPRINSIFSRREVPENLWSKCDACGTMLFHRELTDNLNVCTNCGHHMAITPRARFEALFDGGVFTEVKVPEPIADPLHFRDQKRYPDRMKAAQKQTGEAEAMLVAEGEIGRTPVVAAGQDFGFMGGSMGMYVGNAFIAAAERAVQRKAPLIVFSAAGGARMQEGILSLMQMPRTTVAVQMLKEAGLPYIVVLTHPTSGGVTASYAMLGDVQIAEPNALICFAGPRVIQQTIGEKLPEGFQRAEYLLDHGMLDRVTVRTRMRDELIGIVRMLMGLPPAIKGDLPPPSEAPALPEPTAPEKAPEAEVKDTPKAAPETPKKAEKAGKPAKDAKKT; this is translated from the coding sequence ATGAACTGGATCACGAATTACGTGCGCCCGCGGATCAATTCGATCTTCTCGCGGCGCGAGGTACCTGAAAACCTCTGGTCCAAATGCGACGCGTGCGGAACCATGCTGTTCCACCGGGAGCTGACGGACAATTTGAACGTTTGCACCAATTGCGGGCACCACATGGCGATCACGCCCCGCGCCCGGTTCGAGGCGCTGTTCGACGGCGGCGTCTTTACCGAGGTGAAAGTGCCGGAACCGATCGCCGACCCGCTGCATTTCCGCGACCAGAAACGCTATCCCGACCGGATGAAGGCGGCGCAGAAACAGACTGGCGAGGCCGAGGCCATGCTGGTCGCCGAAGGCGAGATCGGGCGCACCCCCGTGGTCGCCGCCGGTCAGGATTTCGGCTTCATGGGCGGGTCCATGGGGATGTATGTCGGAAATGCCTTCATCGCCGCCGCCGAACGCGCGGTGCAGCGCAAGGCGCCGCTGATCGTCTTTTCCGCCGCCGGCGGCGCCCGGATGCAGGAGGGGATCCTGTCCCTGATGCAGATGCCGCGCACCACCGTCGCCGTGCAGATGCTGAAAGAGGCCGGACTGCCCTATATCGTGGTTCTGACCCATCCGACCAGCGGTGGCGTGACCGCTTCCTACGCGATGCTGGGGGATGTGCAGATCGCCGAACCCAATGCGCTGATCTGCTTTGCCGGGCCACGCGTGATCCAGCAGACCATCGGCGAAAAGCTGCCCGAAGGGTTCCAGCGCGCCGAATACCTTCTCGATCACGGGATGCTGGACCGGGTCACCGTGCGGACCCGGATGCGGGACGAGTTGATCGGTATCGTGCGGATGCTGATGGGCCTGCCGCCGGCGATCAAGGGCGACCTGCCCCCGCCCAGCGAGGCCCCCGCCCTGCCCGAACCCACCGCCCCTGAGAAAGCCCCCGAGGCCGAGGTCAAGGACACGCCCAAGGCCGCGCCCGAGACCCCGAAAAAGGCCGAAAAGGCAGGCAAACCCGCCAAGGACGCCAAGAAAACGTGA
- a CDS encoding bifunctional folylpolyglutamate synthase/dihydrofolate synthase — MSQPHSDLLLDRMMRLHPKVIDLVMDRVLRLLDALDRPQDRLPPVIHIAGTNGKGSTQAMIRAGIEGAGKTAHAYTSPHLVRFHERIRLAGTVIGEDALAALLDECLAANGPDAITYFEITTCAALLAFARTHADFTLLEVGLGGRLDATNVVDRPALTVITPVSMDHEGYLGSDIRMIAAEKAGILKRGVPCIVARQSDPALEVIEARAERLGAPLLVHGQHWHVGTERDRLVYQDETGLLDLPLPALPGAHQIDNAGTALAALRHLALGETAAEAAMTDVHWPARMQRLRHGPLVDAAPNAELWLDGGHNPAAGTALATHLATLPPRPLHLVCGMLNTKDVAGYMTPLAAHAEGLTAIAIPGEANTLPADRTAAAARAAGMTATTADNAVAAVQQIAAATPKARILICGSLYLAGNVLRDNG, encoded by the coding sequence GTGAGCCAGCCGCATTCCGATCTCCTGCTCGACAGGATGATGCGGCTGCATCCCAAGGTCATCGACCTGGTGATGGATCGCGTTCTGCGCCTTCTCGATGCGCTGGACCGGCCGCAGGACCGGCTGCCCCCGGTGATCCATATCGCCGGCACCAATGGCAAGGGCTCCACCCAGGCGATGATCCGCGCCGGGATCGAGGGGGCCGGCAAGACTGCCCATGCCTATACCTCGCCCCATCTGGTGCGCTTTCACGAACGCATCCGCCTTGCCGGCACCGTGATCGGCGAGGACGCGCTGGCCGCTCTGCTGGACGAATGCCTGGCCGCCAACGGCCCCGACGCCATCACCTATTTCGAGATCACGACCTGCGCCGCGCTGCTGGCCTTTGCCCGGACGCACGCGGATTTCACCCTGCTGGAGGTCGGGCTGGGCGGACGGCTGGACGCGACCAACGTGGTGGACCGCCCGGCGCTGACCGTGATCACCCCGGTGTCGATGGATCACGAAGGCTACCTGGGCAGCGACATCCGCATGATCGCCGCCGAAAAGGCCGGCATCCTGAAACGCGGCGTGCCCTGCATCGTCGCCCGCCAGTCCGATCCCGCGCTGGAGGTGATCGAGGCGCGCGCCGAACGGCTGGGCGCGCCGCTGCTGGTCCATGGCCAGCACTGGCACGTCGGGACAGAGCGTGACCGCCTGGTCTACCAGGACGAAACCGGGCTGCTGGACCTGCCTCTGCCCGCCCTGCCGGGCGCCCACCAGATCGACAACGCCGGCACCGCGCTGGCCGCCCTGCGGCACCTCGCCCTGGGTGAGACCGCGGCCGAGGCCGCGATGACCGACGTGCACTGGCCCGCCCGGATGCAACGCCTGCGTCACGGCCCGCTGGTGGATGCCGCCCCCAATGCGGAACTGTGGCTGGACGGCGGTCACAACCCCGCCGCCGGGACTGCGCTGGCCACCCACCTGGCGACCTTGCCGCCGCGCCCGTTGCACCTGGTCTGCGGAATGCTGAACACCAAGGATGTCGCCGGTTACATGACCCCACTGGCCGCCCACGCCGAGGGGCTGACCGCCATCGCCATCCCCGGCGAGGCCAACACCCTGCCTGCCGACCGGACCGCCGCCGCAGCCCGCGCCGCCGGGATGACCGCCACCACCGCCGACAATGCAGTGGCCGCCGTGCAGCAGATCGCCGCCGCCACGCCCAAGGCCCGAATCCTGATCTGCGGATCGCTCTACCTGGCCGGGAACGTGCTGCGGGACAACGGGTAG
- the rfbC gene encoding dTDP-4-dehydrorhamnose 3,5-epimerase: protein MQIEKTQLPGVLILTPRRFGDARGWFSESWNRARMAEAGLDLDFVQDNHSLSQQTGTLRGLHYQRPPHAQAKLVRCGRGRLWDVAVDIRAGSPSYGQWIGVELSAENSRQLLIPAGFLHGFVTREPETEIIYKCTDFYTPDCDGAVRWDDPALAIDWGVTAPHLSEKDAAAPLLAEIGTPFGPAESTA, encoded by the coding sequence GTGCAGATCGAGAAAACGCAGCTACCCGGTGTGCTGATCCTGACGCCGCGCCGGTTCGGCGATGCGCGCGGCTGGTTCAGCGAAAGCTGGAACCGCGCCCGCATGGCCGAGGCCGGGCTGGATCTTGACTTCGTGCAGGACAATCATTCCCTGTCGCAGCAGACAGGCACGCTGCGCGGGCTGCATTACCAGCGTCCGCCCCATGCGCAGGCAAAACTGGTGCGCTGCGGACGCGGGCGTCTGTGGGACGTGGCGGTGGACATCCGCGCCGGATCGCCCAGCTACGGCCAGTGGATCGGGGTAGAGCTGAGCGCGGAGAACAGCCGCCAATTGCTGATCCCGGCAGGCTTCCTGCATGGCTTCGTCACGCGAGAGCCCGAGACCGAAATCATCTACAAATGCACCGATTTCTACACGCCGGATTGTGACGGCGCGGTGCGGTGGGACGATCCCGCCCTGGCCATCGACTGGGGCGTCACTGCCCCCCACCTGTCCGAAAAGGACGCCGCCGCCCCACTTCTGGCCGAAATCGGCACCCCCTTCGGTCCGGCGGAGAGCACGGCGTGA
- the rfbB gene encoding dTDP-glucose 4,6-dehydratase, with amino-acid sequence MKLLVTGGAGFIGSAVVRQAIVDGHQVVTLDALTYAACLDNLAAVADHPAHHFERADIRDRATLDRVLTAHAPDAVMHLAAESHVDRSIDGPGVFMDTNVMGTFHLLEACRAFWIVRGRPAEFRFHHVSTDEVYGSLGPTGLFTEATGYDPRSPYSASKAASDHLVRAWGETYGLPVVLSNCSNNYGPYHFPEKLIPVVILNALHGRPIPIYGDGSNVRDWLFVEDHARALLRVVQAGAVGRSYNIGGNAERSNLALVRSLCAILDRLHPTGAPHGDLITHVTDRPGHDARYAIDATRIREELGWRPSVTLDEGLERTVRWYLDNPAWWQALLARDGVGQRLGTRTGMETGTNG; translated from the coding sequence GTGAAGCTGCTGGTGACCGGCGGGGCGGGTTTCATCGGGTCGGCGGTGGTGCGGCAAGCCATCGTGGACGGGCATCAGGTGGTGACACTGGACGCGCTGACCTATGCCGCCTGTCTCGACAACCTCGCCGCTGTGGCTGATCACCCGGCGCATCACTTCGAACGCGCCGACATCCGCGACCGCGCCACGCTGGACCGGGTGCTGACGGCCCATGCCCCCGATGCCGTGATGCATCTTGCCGCCGAAAGCCACGTGGACCGCTCCATCGACGGGCCCGGCGTCTTCATGGACACCAACGTCATGGGCACCTTTCATCTGCTGGAGGCCTGCCGCGCCTTTTGGATCGTCCGCGGGCGCCCGGCGGAGTTCCGGTTTCACCATGTCTCGACGGATGAGGTTTACGGCAGCCTCGGCCCCACCGGCCTGTTCACCGAGGCCACGGGCTATGACCCCCGCTCCCCCTATTCGGCATCCAAGGCCGCGTCGGACCACCTGGTGCGCGCCTGGGGAGAGACCTACGGCCTGCCTGTCGTGCTGTCCAATTGCTCCAACAATTACGGGCCGTATCACTTCCCGGAAAAGCTGATCCCGGTGGTGATTCTGAACGCCTTGCATGGCCGACCGATCCCGATCTACGGCGATGGATCCAATGTCCGCGACTGGTTGTTCGTGGAGGATCACGCCCGCGCCCTGCTGCGTGTCGTGCAGGCGGGCGCGGTGGGCCGCAGCTACAACATCGGCGGCAACGCGGAACGCAGCAACCTGGCGCTGGTGCGCAGCCTTTGCGCGATCCTGGACCGGCTGCATCCCACAGGCGCGCCGCATGGCGATCTGATCACCCATGTGACCGACCGTCCGGGCCATGACGCACGCTATGCCATCGACGCCACGCGAATCCGCGAGGAACTGGGCTGGCGTCCGTCCGTCACCCTGGACGAAGGGCTGGAGAGAACGGTGCGCTGGTATCTCGACAACCCCGCCTGGTGGCAGGCCCTGCTGGCGCGCGACGGCGTGGGGCAGCGGCTGGGAACCCGGACCGGGATGGAGACGGGGACAAACGGATGA
- the rfbD gene encoding dTDP-4-dehydrorhamnose reductase, protein MILVFGAQGQVARELDRRGQVTPLGRAACDLMTPGKAAEAIAAHTPELVINAAAYTAVDAAEDAPDAAHRLNAEAPAEIARACVRRDIPLVHFSTDYVYDGSGTPPRTEDAPTAPLNTYGRTKLAGEDAIRASGARAAILRTSWVFSAHGTNFVKTMLRLSQTRDALDVVADQHGGPTPAAAIADAALTLGQALRNGAAGGTWHFAGQPAISWAGFARAIFDRAGLDVTVRDIATADWPTPARRPLNSRLDCGALLRDHGIAAPDWRAGLDDVLKELGAT, encoded by the coding sequence ATGATCCTGGTCTTTGGCGCGCAGGGGCAGGTGGCCCGCGAACTCGACCGTCGAGGTCAGGTCACGCCGCTGGGCCGCGCGGCCTGCGATCTGATGACACCCGGCAAAGCCGCCGAGGCTATCGCCGCCCACACGCCCGAGCTGGTGATCAACGCCGCCGCCTATACCGCCGTGGACGCGGCAGAGGACGCGCCCGACGCCGCCCATCGCCTGAACGCCGAAGCGCCGGCGGAAATCGCCCGCGCCTGCGTTCGTCGCGATATCCCGCTGGTGCATTTCTCCACCGATTACGTCTATGACGGCAGCGGCACGCCCCCCCGGACCGAAGACGCACCCACCGCCCCGCTGAACACCTACGGCCGGACCAAGCTGGCCGGAGAGGACGCGATCCGGGCCAGCGGCGCGCGGGCGGCGATTCTGCGCACCTCCTGGGTGTTTTCCGCCCACGGCACCAATTTCGTGAAGACCATGCTGCGCCTGTCGCAAACCCGCGACGCGCTGGACGTGGTGGCCGATCAGCACGGCGGGCCGACCCCGGCCGCCGCCATCGCCGATGCGGCCCTGACCCTGGGTCAGGCGCTGCGAAACGGGGCGGCGGGGGGCACCTGGCATTTCGCGGGCCAGCCCGCCATCAGCTGGGCCGGGTTCGCCCGCGCGATCTTTGACCGGGCGGGGCTGGATGTCACCGTGCGCGATATCGCAACCGCCGATTGGCCCACCCCGGCGCGGCGGCCGCTGAACTCCCGTCTCGACTGCGGCGCGCTGTTGCGCGACCATGGCATCGCGGCGCCGGATTGGCGCGCGGGGCTGGACGACGTGCTGAAGGAGCTGGGCGCGACATGA
- the rfbA gene encoding glucose-1-phosphate thymidylyltransferase RfbA, translating into MTDRKGIILAGGSGTRLYPITLGVSKQLLPIYDKPMIFYALSALMLTGIREICVITTPQDRAQFERTLGDGRQWGLRLVYVEQPSPDGLAQAYLLAEDFLNGAPSAMVLGDNIFFGHGLPRILRAADMQTTGGTVFGYRVADPERYGVVDFAADGTVRAIVEKPAVPPSPFAVTGLYFLDGTAPERARHVTPSARGELEITSLLESYLADGALSVTQMGRGFAWLDTGTHASLLDAGNFVRTLSDRQSQQVGCPEEIAFEQGWIDRDALLAQAALFGKTQYGRYLKRLAGETGT; encoded by the coding sequence ATGACCGATCGCAAGGGCATCATCCTGGCCGGGGGATCGGGCACGCGTCTTTATCCCATCACTCTGGGCGTATCGAAACAGCTGCTGCCGATCTATGACAAACCGATGATCTTCTACGCGCTGTCGGCGCTGATGCTGACCGGCATCCGCGAGATCTGCGTGATCACCACCCCACAGGACCGGGCGCAGTTCGAACGCACGCTGGGCGATGGCAGGCAATGGGGGCTGCGGCTGGTCTATGTCGAACAGCCCTCTCCCGATGGGCTGGCGCAGGCCTATCTGTTGGCGGAAGATTTTCTGAATGGCGCCCCCTCTGCCATGGTGCTGGGCGACAACATCTTCTTTGGCCACGGCCTGCCCCGGATCCTGCGCGCCGCCGATATGCAGACCACGGGCGGCACCGTCTTCGGCTACCGGGTGGCTGACCCCGAACGCTATGGCGTGGTGGATTTCGCCGCCGATGGCACCGTCCGCGCGATTGTCGAGAAACCCGCCGTGCCGCCCTCCCCCTTCGCGGTGACGGGGCTCTATTTCCTGGATGGTACCGCGCCGGAGCGGGCGCGTCATGTCACCCCCTCGGCCCGGGGAGAGCTGGAGATCACCTCCCTGCTGGAAAGCTACCTGGCAGATGGCGCGCTGTCGGTGACGCAGATGGGGCGCGGCTTTGCCTGGCTGGACACCGGCACCCATGCCTCCCTGCTGGATGCGGGAAATTTCGTGCGCACCCTCTCGGACCGACAAAGCCAACAGGTCGGCTGCCCCGAGGAGATCGCCTTTGAACAGGGGTGGATCGACCGCGACGCCCTGCTGGCCCAGGCCGCGTTGTTCGGAAAGACGCAATATGGCCGCTACCTGAAACGGCTGGCGGGAGAGACCGGCACATAG